In Catenulispora sp. GP43, a single genomic region encodes these proteins:
- a CDS encoding carbohydrate ABC transporter permease — MAYALATERLHDGTERSTGRSSWKALRRAAGRNLRAHAFLFGALVCFALFTWYPMVREIIMSFQRVHRGQTTWVGLGNYRQITADPEFWQAWRNTAEFTALALVFGFAAPFCVAIVVNEFRHAQGYLRILVYLPVMLPPVAGILLFKYFMDPGFGLFNQALHFLHLPRSQWLASKSSSMPSLVVVSTWSNMGTATLVYLAALQGIPGDLYEAAELDGCNVLQRIRHVTIPQTRLILSLMAMLQIVATMQMFTEAFVLTGGGPEGSTTTVVYLLYNYAFSYNKFNTAAALGVIMLLVLACFSAIYIVLERRGSED, encoded by the coding sequence ATGGCCTACGCCTTGGCCACTGAGCGGCTGCACGACGGCACCGAACGCAGCACCGGCAGGTCGTCCTGGAAGGCGCTGCGCCGCGCCGCCGGACGCAACCTGCGCGCCCACGCGTTCCTGTTCGGCGCACTGGTCTGCTTCGCGCTGTTCACCTGGTACCCGATGGTCCGCGAGATCATCATGTCCTTCCAGCGCGTGCACCGCGGCCAGACGACGTGGGTGGGCCTGGGCAACTACCGCCAGATCACCGCCGACCCGGAGTTCTGGCAGGCCTGGCGCAACACCGCGGAGTTCACGGCGCTGGCCCTGGTGTTCGGCTTCGCCGCGCCGTTCTGCGTGGCCATCGTCGTCAACGAGTTCCGCCACGCGCAGGGGTATCTGCGGATCCTGGTCTACCTGCCGGTGATGCTGCCGCCGGTGGCCGGGATCCTGCTGTTCAAGTACTTCATGGACCCCGGGTTCGGCCTGTTCAACCAGGCGCTGCATTTCCTGCACCTGCCCCGGTCCCAGTGGCTGGCGTCCAAGTCCTCCTCGATGCCCTCCCTGGTGGTGGTCTCGACGTGGAGCAACATGGGCACCGCGACGCTGGTGTACCTGGCGGCGCTGCAAGGGATTCCCGGAGACCTGTACGAAGCGGCCGAACTGGACGGTTGCAACGTCTTGCAGCGAATCCGGCACGTCACCATCCCGCAAACCCGGCTGATCCTGTCGCTGATGGCGATGCTGCAGATCGTCGCGACGATGCAGATGTTCACCGAGGCGTTCGTGCTGACCGGCGGCGGGCCCGAGGGGTCCACCACCACCGTCGTCTACCTGCTCTACAACTACGCGTTCAGTTACAACAAGTTCAACACCGCTGCCGCGCTCGGCGTGATCATGCTGCTGGTGCTGGCGTGCTTCTCCGCGATCTACATCGTGTTGGAACGACGCGGAAGCGAGGACTGA
- a CDS encoding extracellular solute-binding protein, translated as MKHNASRMMVALVTAAGIAMAGAACSSSHSSSKSSTGTNSADGVADGKPLDPNATVTITIDGAPGADQAANKASYADDLQAFKILYPNVTVNAKPYVGQVEDPPQFTASLKAKNETEAFHAYFTDKNQVLDSGDVTDISSYVNDQTVPGWSQLLPGVKQNLQDSGKTYSLPINYYTEGLIYNRDLFTKAGLDPNKPPTTWDEVEADAAKISALGGGVTGYEDYSGGNTGGWHFAGELDSLGGQMVNSDGTKAAFNTDQGKQVLQRLHDMRFKDGGIGPTPVTQWADAFPPLATSKVGMFLGAPDVIQHLVEVLGADPKLYGMGPIPGSTGPATGTLAGGDLYYFKKGLTPNQIKAEIAWIDFEYLTPGKGQFDFARSKALATSDKPVAIGIPQKFFWNPTSPQMTQVQSDLKTSATLPIDQYADFVNNPIAPVLEPPAAQQLYKVLDTAMSAAMTNANADPAKLLSTAESQVNQILANQ; from the coding sequence ATGAAACACAACGCATCACGCATGATGGTCGCGCTCGTCACGGCGGCCGGTATAGCCATGGCGGGCGCCGCCTGTTCGTCCAGCCACAGCTCCAGCAAGAGCTCCACCGGTACGAACAGCGCCGACGGCGTCGCCGACGGCAAGCCGCTGGACCCCAACGCCACGGTGACCATCACCATCGACGGCGCACCGGGCGCGGACCAGGCGGCGAACAAGGCCTCGTACGCCGACGACCTGCAGGCGTTCAAGATCCTGTACCCGAACGTCACGGTGAACGCCAAGCCCTACGTGGGCCAGGTCGAGGACCCGCCGCAGTTCACAGCGAGCCTGAAGGCGAAGAACGAGACCGAGGCGTTCCACGCCTACTTCACGGACAAGAACCAGGTCCTGGACTCCGGCGACGTCACGGACATCAGCTCCTACGTCAACGACCAGACCGTGCCGGGCTGGTCGCAGCTGCTGCCGGGCGTCAAGCAGAACCTGCAGGACAGCGGCAAGACCTACTCACTGCCGATCAACTACTACACCGAGGGTCTGATCTACAACCGCGACCTGTTCACCAAGGCCGGCCTGGACCCGAACAAGCCGCCGACCACCTGGGACGAGGTCGAGGCGGACGCCGCCAAGATCTCCGCGCTCGGCGGCGGCGTGACCGGCTACGAGGACTACAGCGGCGGCAACACCGGCGGCTGGCACTTCGCCGGCGAGCTGGACAGCCTGGGCGGCCAGATGGTCAACTCCGACGGCACCAAGGCCGCCTTCAACACCGACCAGGGCAAGCAGGTTCTGCAGCGCCTGCACGACATGCGCTTCAAGGACGGCGGCATCGGCCCGACACCGGTGACGCAGTGGGCTGACGCCTTCCCGCCCCTGGCCACCAGCAAGGTCGGGATGTTCCTCGGTGCCCCGGACGTGATCCAGCACCTGGTCGAGGTCCTGGGCGCGGACCCGAAGCTGTACGGCATGGGCCCGATCCCCGGCAGCACCGGGCCGGCGACCGGCACCCTGGCCGGCGGCGACCTGTACTACTTCAAGAAGGGTCTGACCCCGAACCAGATCAAGGCCGAGATCGCCTGGATCGACTTCGAGTACCTGACCCCGGGCAAGGGCCAGTTCGACTTCGCCCGCTCCAAGGCGCTGGCCACCTCGGACAAGCCGGTGGCGATCGGCATCCCGCAGAAGTTCTTCTGGAACCCGACCTCCCCGCAGATGACGCAGGTGCAGTCGGACCTGAAGACCTCGGCGACCCTGCCGATCGACCAGTACGCCGACTTCGTGAACAACCCGATCGCGCCGGTCCTGGAACCCCCGGCGGCGCAACAGCTCTACAAGGTCCTGGACACCGCGATGTCGGCGGCGATGACGAATGCGAACGCCGATCCGGCCAAGCTCCTGAGCACCGCCGAATCGCAGGTCAACCAGATCCTGGCCAACCAGTAA
- a CDS encoding glycoside hydrolase family 13 protein → MSAHTSQAPWWRSAAIYQIYPRSFADGSGDGMGDLAGVRARLPYLAELGVDAVWFNPWYLSPQADGGYDVTDYRIIDPLFGTVDDAEALIAEAHELGIRVVVDIVPNHTSSANPWFQAALKAGPGSPERERFWFRPGRGSDGELPPTNWQGMFGGQTWTRVIEPDGEPGEWYLHLFDPAQPDFNWQHPDVPGEFQDVLRFWFDRGADGFRIDSAALLVKDPALPDQVGGDDSAFVDREDVHAIYRSWREVSDSYEGDRVLIGEIWLPDAARLARYLGPDEMHTVFNFPYLGCAWEADKLREVIDETLSLHTPVGAPPTWVLSNHDVDRVVTRYGREDTSFAIYARQLGRPVDLELGTRRARASALLTQALPGSVYIYQGEELGLWEVEDIPDDLRQDPMWERKGRNPADPGRDGCRVPLPWSGSEPPFGFSPQDARAEPWLPQPEAWKDYTAEGQLNDPASMLTLYTKALRLRRETEGLGDGPFAWLEAPEGMLVFERGPGFVCAVNFGPRPSDQPVAGRVLLASGPLTAEGRIPADTAVWIAR, encoded by the coding sequence GTGTCCGCGCATACTTCCCAAGCGCCTTGGTGGCGCTCGGCCGCCATCTACCAGATCTACCCGCGCAGCTTCGCCGACGGGTCCGGCGACGGCATGGGCGACCTGGCCGGCGTCCGCGCCCGGCTGCCGTACCTGGCCGAGCTCGGCGTGGACGCGGTGTGGTTCAACCCCTGGTACCTGTCCCCGCAGGCCGACGGCGGCTACGACGTCACCGACTACCGGATCATCGACCCGCTGTTCGGGACCGTGGACGACGCCGAGGCGCTGATCGCCGAGGCGCACGAGCTGGGCATCCGCGTGGTCGTGGACATCGTGCCGAACCACACCTCCTCGGCGAACCCCTGGTTCCAGGCCGCGCTGAAGGCCGGCCCCGGCTCGCCGGAGCGCGAGCGCTTCTGGTTCCGGCCCGGCCGCGGATCGGACGGCGAACTGCCGCCGACCAACTGGCAGGGCATGTTCGGCGGCCAGACCTGGACCCGGGTGATCGAGCCGGACGGCGAGCCCGGGGAGTGGTACCTGCACCTGTTCGACCCGGCGCAGCCGGACTTCAACTGGCAGCACCCCGATGTGCCGGGGGAGTTCCAGGACGTGCTGCGGTTCTGGTTCGACCGGGGAGCCGACGGCTTCCGCATAGACTCGGCAGCGCTGCTGGTCAAGGACCCGGCGCTGCCGGACCAGGTCGGCGGGGACGACTCGGCGTTCGTCGACCGCGAGGACGTCCACGCCATCTACCGCTCCTGGCGCGAGGTCTCGGACTCGTACGAGGGCGACAGGGTCCTGATCGGCGAGATCTGGCTGCCGGACGCCGCGCGCCTGGCCCGCTACCTCGGCCCGGACGAGATGCACACCGTCTTCAACTTCCCCTACCTGGGCTGCGCCTGGGAGGCGGACAAGCTCCGCGAGGTGATCGACGAGACGCTGAGCCTGCACACCCCGGTCGGCGCCCCCCCGACCTGGGTGCTGTCCAACCACGACGTGGACCGGGTGGTGACCCGCTACGGCCGCGAGGACACCTCGTTCGCGATCTACGCCCGGCAGCTGGGCCGGCCGGTGGACCTGGAGCTGGGGACGCGGCGGGCCCGGGCCTCGGCCCTGCTGACCCAGGCGCTGCCCGGCTCGGTGTACATCTACCAGGGCGAGGAACTGGGCCTGTGGGAGGTCGAGGACATCCCCGACGACCTGCGCCAGGACCCGATGTGGGAGCGCAAGGGCCGCAACCCGGCCGACCCGGGCCGGGACGGCTGCCGGGTGCCGCTGCCGTGGTCCGGCAGCGAGCCGCCGTTCGGCTTCAGCCCGCAGGACGCCCGGGCCGAGCCCTGGCTGCCGCAGCCGGAGGCGTGGAAGGACTACACGGCCGAGGGACAGCTGAACGATCCGGCCTCGATGCTGACGCTCTACACCAAGGCCCTGCGCTTGCGGCGCGAGACCGAGGGGCTCGGCGACGGGCCGTTCGCCTGGCTGGAGGCGCCCGAGGGCATGCTGGTCTTCGAGCGCGGCCCCGGATTCGTGTGCGCGGTGAACTTCGGCCCGCGACCGTCGGACCAGCCGGTCGCGGGCCGAGTGCTGCTGGCCAGCGGGCCGTTGACGGCGGAGGGCCGGATCCCGGCCGACACCGCCGTCTGGATCGCCCGCTAG
- a CDS encoding helix-turn-helix domain-containing protein, which produces MTSAEVPGPATGTAPDGEPDEPDGALERAARVPAGPSAPPIRRRRLGAALRRLRLSAGLTLQGAAERLEISDSTLSRLENGQGRLRRIDVAAALDVYGVQDEDLRTTLLNLTGQIRDKGWWQYYRRAIPEPYADYISVEAAATSIDAHTVQLVHGLLQTEAYTRALAEAWRIRAEPLDVDALVAVRRTRQRMLGGDEPLRLRLVMHESALRQGVGGPQVMRGQIERVIEESRRPNITIQIITHSAGAYSGLDEPFAIVGFGNPLEHDVVCLDNLTRTHFLETVDEVRNYASVFDQLRAAALSPERSALWLADLLTKMES; this is translated from the coding sequence ATGACATCCGCAGAAGTCCCCGGACCCGCCACCGGAACAGCGCCGGACGGCGAGCCGGACGAACCCGACGGCGCCCTCGAGCGCGCGGCCCGGGTCCCGGCCGGGCCCTCGGCGCCGCCGATCCGCCGCCGCCGGCTCGGCGCGGCGCTGCGCCGGCTCCGGCTCAGCGCCGGACTCACGCTGCAGGGCGCGGCCGAGCGGCTGGAGATCTCGGACTCGACCCTGTCCCGGCTGGAGAACGGCCAGGGCCGGCTGCGGCGCATCGACGTGGCGGCGGCGCTGGACGTGTACGGCGTCCAGGACGAGGACCTGCGCACGACTTTACTGAACCTGACCGGCCAGATCAGGGACAAGGGCTGGTGGCAGTACTACCGGCGGGCCATCCCGGAGCCGTACGCGGACTACATCAGCGTGGAGGCCGCGGCCACGTCGATCGACGCGCACACGGTGCAGCTGGTGCACGGCCTGCTGCAGACCGAGGCCTACACCCGGGCGCTGGCCGAGGCCTGGCGGATCCGCGCTGAACCGCTCGATGTGGACGCGCTGGTCGCCGTCCGCCGCACCCGGCAGCGCATGCTCGGCGGCGACGAACCGCTGCGGCTGCGGCTGGTGATGCACGAGAGCGCGCTCCGCCAGGGAGTCGGAGGACCGCAGGTGATGCGGGGTCAGATCGAACGCGTCATCGAGGAATCCCGCCGGCCCAATATCACCATCCAGATCATCACCCATTCAGCAGGCGCATATTCAGGGCTCGACGAGCCGTTCGCGATTGTAGGCTTTGGGAATCCTCTGGAACACGACGTGGTATGCCTGGACAACCTGACGCGGACGCATTTCCTGGAGACCGTCGACGAGGTGCGCAATTACGCGTCGGTGTTCGACCAGCTGCGTGCCGCGGCGCTTTCCCCCGAACGGTCGGCGCTCTGGCTGGCCGACCTGCTGACGAAGATGGAGAGCTAG
- a CDS encoding carbohydrate ABC transporter permease → MTQLRIQRALDARNRFHSQRLKAPETYHRTLISRTQLNTVRGKRLYWIALTVALALATLVFIGPLFWMATGGFKTSQELVRNPPVLLPAHPSTHAFNLAWNRLGMAQLLWNTIVYAGGALAFQLIFCVTAAYSLSKLRPIFGNWILGLMLASMMIPAAALVIPQYLTVLDLPLVHWNLQNTPWVIWLPTVANAFNVFLLKRFFDSIPNDLLDAAAVDGAGPLRTLWRIVLPLSRPILGVISIFAVVAVWKDFLWPLITVPAHETLNVGVNTAATSMPDNALVGGLFLASIPTIVLFLIFQRNIMSGLTAGAVKG, encoded by the coding sequence ATGACCCAGCTGAGGATCCAGCGGGCCCTGGATGCCCGGAATCGTTTCCACTCCCAGCGGCTCAAGGCCCCGGAGACCTATCACCGGACCCTGATATCGCGCACCCAGCTGAACACCGTGCGGGGCAAGCGCCTGTACTGGATCGCGCTCACCGTGGCCCTGGCCCTGGCCACCCTGGTGTTCATCGGCCCGCTGTTCTGGATGGCCACCGGCGGCTTCAAGACCTCGCAGGAACTGGTCCGCAACCCCCCGGTCCTGCTGCCCGCGCACCCCTCCACCCACGCCTTCAACCTGGCCTGGAACCGGCTCGGGATGGCGCAGCTGCTGTGGAACACGATCGTCTACGCCGGCGGCGCGCTGGCGTTCCAGCTCATCTTCTGCGTGACCGCCGCGTACTCGCTGTCCAAGCTCCGGCCGATCTTCGGCAACTGGATCCTGGGCCTGATGCTGGCCTCGATGATGATCCCGGCCGCGGCGCTGGTCATCCCGCAGTACCTGACGGTGCTGGACCTGCCGCTGGTGCACTGGAACCTGCAGAACACACCGTGGGTGATCTGGCTGCCGACCGTGGCCAACGCCTTCAACGTGTTCCTGCTCAAGCGGTTCTTCGACTCCATCCCGAACGACCTGCTGGACGCGGCCGCGGTGGACGGCGCGGGCCCGCTGCGCACCCTGTGGCGCATCGTGCTGCCGTTGTCGCGGCCGATCCTCGGGGTGATCTCGATCTTCGCGGTGGTCGCGGTCTGGAAGGACTTCCTGTGGCCGCTGATCACCGTGCCGGCGCACGAGACGCTGAACGTCGGCGTCAACACGGCCGCCACCTCCATGCCGGACAACGCACTGGTCGGCGGGCTGTTCCTGGCCTCGATCCCGACCATCGTGCTGTTCCTGATCTTCCAACGGAACATCATGTCCGGCCTGACGGCCGGCGCCGTCAAGGGCTGA
- a CDS encoding ATP-binding protein: protein MQQLRHPAPAACRTGQQGAGGGVAVRDCASGSEPAPQPAVPQNTALYWSFPGSALDVSLSRRWLAAAVEQAWGAGEDADRVVLAYSEVATNAVVHGAGPVTVSARIRAGTVTCEVADCSVHPPRPRHAGGEDVCGRGLDLVELTVDRFGVDIGEAGKTVSFEVGRQDTDTSRSGRSPVPWSGPGPVGPRSASQPGPGTAPGPGLASGTESASRTESAPGPGSASGTGPAHSSAGGPAGGPAGGEDGGKA from the coding sequence ATGCAGCAATTACGCCACCCCGCTCCGGCGGCGTGCCGAACCGGCCAGCAAGGCGCCGGCGGCGGGGTGGCGGTCCGCGACTGCGCGTCCGGCTCCGAGCCGGCGCCGCAGCCCGCGGTACCGCAGAACACTGCTTTGTACTGGTCGTTCCCGGGCTCGGCCCTGGACGTGAGCCTGTCCCGGCGCTGGCTGGCCGCCGCCGTCGAGCAGGCCTGGGGCGCCGGCGAGGACGCCGACCGCGTGGTGCTGGCCTACAGCGAGGTCGCGACCAACGCCGTGGTGCACGGCGCCGGGCCGGTGACGGTCTCCGCACGGATCCGGGCCGGCACGGTGACCTGCGAGGTCGCCGACTGCTCGGTCCACCCGCCGCGGCCCCGGCACGCCGGCGGCGAGGACGTGTGCGGCCGCGGGCTGGACCTGGTCGAGCTGACCGTGGACCGGTTCGGTGTGGACATCGGCGAGGCCGGCAAGACCGTGTCATTCGAGGTCGGACGTCAGGACACTGATACTTCAAGGTCCGGGAGAAGTCCGGTGCCCTGGTCCGGCCCTGGTCCGGTCGGACCGCGGTCCGCTTCGCAGCCCGGCCCCGGAACGGCGCCCGGCCCCGGGTTGGCGTCCGGAACCGAGTCGGCGTCCAGAACAGAATCGGCGCCCGGACCCGGATCAGCATCCGGAACCGGGCCCGCACACAGCTCCGCCGGCGGACCCGCGGGAGGGCCCGCCGGCGGCGAGGACGGGGGGAAGGCCTAG
- a CDS encoding CaiB/BaiF CoA transferase family protein — protein MNPPLHGVLVADFSRVLAGPYATMLLADLGADVVKVERPGGGDDTRAWGPPFAPDGTATYFQGVNRNKRSVALDLRAPRDAALAKELIRRADVVVENFLPGTMERLGLGYEQMRQDDPGVVYCSITGFGDGAGAVLPGYDLLVQAVGGLMSVTGEPGHPAKAGVALVDVITGLHAAFGILAALRHRDATGEGQRVSVSLLTSLLSGMVNHASAYLAAGVVPQAMGNRHPSIAPYEVFDAADRPLVIAAGNDRQFHSLCTALDAPELAADPRFGTNTSRVAHREALAEELNRRLGTRPAEAWFGALTEAGVPCGPINDVAGAFALAEHLGLEAAVEVGGARQTAHPVRFSGTPAKYVSAPPGLDADGGAIRAWLSQPSI, from the coding sequence ATGAATCCCCCGCTGCACGGCGTCCTGGTCGCGGACTTCAGCCGGGTCCTGGCCGGCCCCTACGCGACCATGCTCCTGGCCGACCTCGGCGCGGACGTGGTGAAGGTGGAGCGTCCCGGCGGCGGCGACGACACCCGGGCCTGGGGCCCGCCGTTCGCCCCGGACGGGACGGCGACGTACTTCCAGGGCGTGAACCGCAACAAGCGCTCGGTGGCCCTGGACCTGCGGGCACCGCGGGACGCGGCGCTGGCCAAGGAATTGATACGGCGCGCGGACGTGGTGGTGGAGAACTTCCTGCCCGGGACCATGGAACGCCTCGGGCTCGGCTACGAACAGATGCGGCAGGACGACCCCGGGGTGGTCTACTGCTCGATCACCGGCTTCGGCGACGGCGCGGGCGCCGTGCTCCCCGGCTACGACCTGCTGGTCCAGGCGGTCGGCGGCCTGATGAGCGTCACCGGCGAGCCGGGGCACCCGGCGAAGGCCGGCGTCGCGCTGGTGGACGTGATCACCGGGCTGCACGCGGCGTTCGGGATCCTGGCGGCCCTGCGCCACCGCGACGCCACCGGCGAGGGACAGCGGGTGTCGGTGTCGCTGCTGACGTCGCTGCTGTCGGGGATGGTGAACCACGCCTCGGCGTACCTGGCGGCCGGGGTGGTGCCGCAGGCGATGGGGAACCGGCATCCGAGCATCGCGCCGTACGAGGTCTTCGACGCCGCCGACCGGCCGCTGGTGATCGCCGCCGGGAACGACCGGCAGTTCCACAGCCTGTGCACAGCGCTCGACGCGCCCGAACTGGCCGCCGATCCGCGCTTCGGCACGAACACCTCGCGGGTCGCGCACCGCGAGGCGCTGGCCGAGGAGCTGAACCGGCGGCTGGGCACGCGGCCGGCCGAGGCGTGGTTCGGCGCGCTGACCGAGGCCGGGGTGCCGTGCGGGCCGATCAATGATGTGGCCGGCGCCTTCGCGCTCGCCGAGCACTTGGGACTGGAGGCGGCGGTGGAGGTGGGGGGTGCGCGGCAGACCGCGCATCCGGTGCGCTTCAGCGGGACGCCTGCGAAGTACGTTTCGGCGCCGCCGGGGTTGGATGCCGACGGGGGAGCGATTCGCGCGTGGCTGAGTCAGCCCTCGATTTGA
- a CDS encoding GntR family transcriptional regulator, translating to MTEAGSRPPTAQQFVLAEVRRAITTGELKPGSAIRQEALAERLEVSRVPLREALKTLEGEGLVTYRAHRGYRVVELSMADLREVYRLREILEAEAVRAAVPLLDDALFERLEAAQAEVERAAGEGDVAVMAGANRRFHFTLFEAAGMPRLARIIGTLWDSTDAYRSLYYAGDENRRHVVAEHRAALAALRAGDAEGAVRWFDRHRAAAVETLALQIEG from the coding sequence GTGACCGAGGCAGGCTCGCGACCACCGACCGCGCAGCAGTTCGTGCTCGCCGAGGTGCGCCGGGCCATCACCACCGGCGAGCTGAAGCCGGGTTCCGCCATCCGGCAGGAGGCGCTGGCCGAGCGGCTCGAGGTGAGCCGCGTTCCGTTGCGCGAGGCGCTGAAGACGCTCGAGGGCGAGGGCCTGGTCACCTACCGCGCGCACCGCGGGTACCGCGTCGTCGAGTTGTCGATGGCCGATCTGCGCGAGGTGTACCGGCTGCGCGAGATCCTCGAGGCCGAGGCGGTGCGGGCGGCGGTGCCGTTGCTCGACGATGCGCTCTTCGAGCGGCTGGAGGCCGCGCAGGCCGAGGTCGAGCGCGCGGCCGGGGAGGGCGACGTCGCGGTGATGGCGGGGGCCAACCGGCGCTTCCACTTCACGCTGTTCGAGGCGGCGGGGATGCCCCGGCTGGCGCGCATCATCGGCACGCTCTGGGACAGCACCGATGCCTACCGCTCCTTGTACTACGCCGGCGATGAGAATCGGCGGCACGTCGTCGCCGAGCATCGGGCGGCGTTGGCAGCCCTGCGCGCCGGTGACGCCGAGGGCGCCGTGCGGTGGTTCGACCGGCACCGGGCTGCGGCCGTCGAGACGCTGGCGCTTCAAATCGAGGGCTGA
- a CDS encoding DUF397 domain-containing protein, which yields MSTSATPNSTPENGAAPHETLLTGAAWRKSSYSNNANNCVEVALLPNGGVGVRHSRRPDAEVIIYSRSEWAAFVAGVKDEEFDLNS from the coding sequence TTGAGCACCAGCGCAACACCGAATTCGACCCCTGAGAACGGAGCCGCCCCGCACGAGACCCTCCTGACCGGCGCCGCGTGGCGCAAGAGCAGCTACAGCAACAACGCGAACAACTGTGTCGAAGTCGCACTGCTGCCAAACGGTGGGGTCGGAGTGCGACACTCACGGCGGCCTGACGCCGAAGTGATCATCTACTCGCGCTCCGAATGGGCTGCTTTCGTTGCTGGAGTGAAGGATGAGGAGTTCGATCTGAACAGCTGA
- a CDS encoding LacI family DNA-binding transcriptional regulator produces the protein MTSRLAEVAQKVGVSEATVSRVLNGRPGVSESTRTAVLTALDVLGYERPTQLRGERVRLIGLVLPELQNPIFPAVAEVVGGALAQRGFTPVLCTRTAGGLSESDYVTMLLDQHVSGVVFAGGHFAEDEAPHEHYHLLRERGIPVVLFNAAVEHLELPQVSTDDAVAVEQAYAHLASLGHERIGLVLGPEDHVPSQRKLAEYRAQCEKYGRTVDENLIEHAMFALEGGQAAASRLLRVGATGIICASDPLALGAIRAVRRAGLRVPRDVSVIGYDDSAFMNCTDPPLTTVRQPIEALGRAAVTLLVNQIEGARVAAEELLFEPELVVRGSTGSVVGRGAGADAEELVEVGEG, from the coding sequence ATGACGAGCAGACTCGCCGAGGTGGCGCAGAAGGTGGGGGTCAGCGAGGCCACCGTCAGCCGGGTGCTCAACGGCCGGCCGGGGGTGTCGGAGAGCACGCGGACGGCGGTCTTGACCGCGTTGGACGTCCTGGGGTACGAGCGGCCCACGCAGCTGCGCGGCGAGCGCGTACGGCTGATCGGCCTGGTGCTGCCCGAACTGCAGAACCCGATCTTCCCCGCGGTCGCCGAGGTGGTCGGCGGGGCTCTGGCCCAGCGCGGCTTCACCCCGGTCCTGTGCACCCGCACCGCCGGCGGCCTGTCGGAGTCGGACTACGTGACGATGCTGCTGGACCAGCACGTCTCCGGCGTGGTCTTCGCCGGCGGCCACTTCGCCGAGGACGAGGCTCCGCACGAGCACTACCACCTGCTGCGCGAGCGCGGCATCCCGGTGGTCCTGTTCAACGCGGCGGTGGAGCACCTGGAACTCCCGCAGGTGTCGACGGACGACGCGGTGGCGGTGGAACAGGCCTACGCGCACCTGGCCTCCCTGGGCCACGAGCGCATCGGCCTGGTCCTGGGCCCGGAGGACCACGTCCCCTCCCAGCGCAAGCTGGCGGAGTACCGCGCCCAGTGCGAGAAGTACGGACGCACGGTCGACGAGAACCTGATCGAGCACGCGATGTTCGCCCTCGAAGGCGGCCAGGCCGCGGCCTCCCGCCTGCTGCGCGTCGGGGCGACCGGCATCATCTGCGCCAGCGACCCGCTGGCCCTGGGCGCCATCCGCGCGGTCCGCCGCGCCGGCCTGCGGGTGCCGCGCGACGTGTCGGTGATCGGCTACGACGACTCGGCGTTCATGAACTGCACCGACCCGCCGCTGACCACGGTCCGCCAGCCGATCGAGGCCCTGGGCCGGGCGGCGGTGACGCTGCTGGTGAACCAGATCGAGGGCGCGCGGGTGGCGGCCGAGGAACTGCTGTTCGAGCCGGAGCTGGTGGTGCGCGGGTCCACGGGGTCCGTGGTGGGGCGCGGGGCCGGGGCCGATGCGGAGGAGCTGGTGGAGGTCGGGGAGGGGTAG